The Arachis ipaensis cultivar K30076 chromosome B03, Araip1.1, whole genome shotgun sequence region tagaagatacaatatcaaatgtaaaatgtcatgagttgcaaaatgaatctctaaaagtagtttttatactaactagtaacttaggtttacagaaaatgagtaactaagtgcagatagtgcaaaaatccacttttaggacccacttggtgagtgtttgggctgagctttcaagcttacaCGTGCATATGcttcaagttggagttaaacgccaccctgggtgccaaaatgggcatttaacgccaagaaaggtgccagttctgggccatcaaatctcggacaaaatatgaactattatatatttctggaaatcccaaggtgtctgctttccaacgcagttgagaccgcaccaattgggcttctgtagctccagaaaatccactttcactacaagaaaaacacccattcaagtacacttgaaaagtgtagccaaaagtgaaaaaaaatgatgcattaggctatggctacgctttttgggctacggctacgctttttggggtgattcctattcggccgttgcctattctcaaaggctacgcttttctacaccaagggctacgcttttgacatttgggaataggctacgcttttcaagtgatgctgtccaggaccaaaagCTACGCTTTTTAGCTTTCATttttccagaataggctacgcttttcaacgctactgcatcacttgtaaagcgtagccacattgtataccatagctactttttataaccgtagccttaggtccctcttttttttgtatactatagctactgtatataagtgtagccttaggtctcgtttattttttttttttgtatactatagctactgtatataagtgtagccttaggtctcgtttatttatttatttttttttaaaagtactAGAATGAAGTTAACTGTAAAAATTCATACATCTCAAATATACTCTTCACTATTATTTAAGCAACAGAAAATTCATACATCTCAAATATACTCTTCACTACTTTAGGACAGCAGTGCTAGAGTTAAgcaacagaaaatttaagaacattaAAGAATTAATGAACAACTTACAACCAGAGCCACATCATGGCATGCACAACCTGGTAGAGTGTATAGACACCAACAAAGTTAAGAGACAATGAAACTTACATCATCAGAGAGCTTCATGTTTTTAGTGTGTATACGAAGAACTTCAAGTCGGCCAACTTCATCAAGAACACCAATATCAATTTCCCTATCAAATCTACCGAACCTTCTCAATGCTAGGTCAATGCTGTTTGGGCGATTGGTAGCTCCAATAACGATAACATGAGCATGAGATTTCAATCCATCCATAAGAGTCAAAAGCTGTGAAACAATCCTCCTTTCAACTTCACCATGTGTCTTCTCCCTCTTGGGTGCAATAGAATCAATTTCATCAATTAAGATGATGGATGGTGCATTCTTTTCAGCCTCTTCAAATGCTTTCCTCAAATTGCTTTCACTCTCTCCTGCCAGTTTGGACATAATCTCCGGTCCATTTATACAAAAGAAGAAAGCTCCCGTTTCATTAGTAACAGCTCTTGCTATCAGTGTCTTCCCGGAACCAGGGGGTCCATAAAGTAGAATACCTTTGGGTGGTTTCACACCAATCGACTTAAAGAGTTGTGGATGCCTCAAGGGAAGCTCTACCAACTCACAAATTTGTGCCATTTGTTTCCTGACTCCACCCACATCATCATATCCAACTTTATCCAGCATCTCTTCATCCTCTCTTTTCAAAGACTCCCCCTCACAGAAGATTTCAGTATCTGGAGCAACCACACAGTACTCCCCAGGATCAGTTTCAATGACCTTAAACTCCACACTTCTCATCCCTCCACAGACAAGAAATAGATCTCCTTTTCTTATAGGACGATAAGCTTCcaagaaataataatattttacaaGCACCAAAATAATCATATTCCACATGTAATATCAATGTCGTCCAAGAAACTAAAGATTGTAGATTCTATATATACTACTAAGTCAGTTTGGCATGCATTCAAATAAATTCAATTCAATCAAATATCAAGAAAGGTGACAATCAATCATACGAAGCTTGACAAGCCAAGACTACTGTCtctccaaataataataataataataataataataataataataataataataataataataataataataataataataataataataataataataatagcttGCTATAATTATAACACAAGCAATGTGAATGTGAAAAACACACATCATGTATAGCCTATTCAAAATAAGAAGTTGTAACTTGTAAGGACTTTGAAGAGAGGTAAGAAATTTTGCAAAACACCCTGACAATCAGTAACGAAGTCTTATAACATTAATAGAAATACTCAAATTAAAGTACTCATCACTAAGAGCAAGCTCATAAAGCAAGTCAAATTAAGTAGCTATCCCTAAACCCGCAACTTAAGAGAAGCTCAAGGTAGAAACTCACATTTCAAGAAAGCATCAAACAGATTGCCAGTGACACCTTCAATGGTATCATCAATAGGCAGAATGTGCACACGTTTCCCATACTTCACATCAGGGCACTGGTGCACGGACACAACATCTCCAAGACGAACCCGCAAATTCGACCTCACAACTTTGTTCATCCTGATCTTGGGCTCTTCACAGGTGTCATCAGCAAGAGCTATGCAAACAGTATCCCTCATTTTCTTGCCCTGCAAACATATACAAATAAAAAACCCAATCTGACTTAGAAGTTGCAACACAAAGAACAAATATAAGAGATAAATTAATTAAAACTTTAAGACATTCTGATAGTTGTACTCCAAACTCGAAATGCTTTCATTAGAtacaaataaataacattttaaatTTAATCCAACtctatttgcaaccatgtcaatcaATCATGATCTTCTTCTTAGTATATATGGCCTAGTACTTCACAGTATAAAACTCAAAATCTCACAACACCATTCGCTAAGaaagaacaaaacaaaaacagCACCCCAAAAAGAGACTTTGAAAAAGAATACTTTTTGTGGGGAATCGAATAAATCAATTAAGAGTTAAGAGCTAAGACACAGCAAGAGGAAGGTAAGTAAGAAGATAGAGGAGGGTAAGAAAGTNNNNNNNNNNNNNNNNNNNNNNNNNNNNNNNNNNNNNNNNNNNNNNNNNNNNNNNNNNNNNNNNNNNNNNNNNNNNNNNNNNNNNNNNNNNNNNNNNNNNNNNNNNNNNNNNNNNNNNNNNNNNNNNNNNNNNNNNNNNNNNNNNNNNNNNNNNNNNNNNNNNNNNNNNNNNNNNNNNNNNNNNNNNNNNNNNNNNNNNNNNNNNNNNNNNNNNNNNNNNNNNNNNNNNNNNNNNNNNNNNNNNNNNNNNNNNNNNNNNNNNNNNNNNNNNNNNNNNNNNNNNNNNNNNNNNNNNNNNNNNNNNNNNNNNNNNNNNNNNNNNNNNNNNNNNNNNNNNNNNNNNNNNNNNNNNNNNNNNNNNNNNNNNNNNNNNNNNNNNNNNNNNNNNNNNNNNNNNNNNNNNNNNNNNNNNNNNNNNNNNNNNNNNNNNNNNNNNNNNNNNNNNNNNNNNNNNNNNNNNNNNNNNNNNNNNTTGACAAGCCAAGACTACTGTCtctccaaataataataataataataatagcttGCTATAATTATAACACAAGCAATGTGAATGTGAAAAACACACATCATGTATAGCCTATTCAAAATAAGAAGTTGTAACTTGTAAGGACTTTGAAGAGAGGTAAGAAATTTTGCAAAACACCCTGACAATCAGTAATGAAGTCTTATAACATTAATAGAAATACTCAAATTAAAGTACTCATCACTAAGAGCATGCTCATAAAGCAAGTTAAATTAAGTAGCTATCCCTAAACCCGCAACTTAAGAGAAGCTCAAGGTAGAAACTCACGTTTCAAGAAAGCATCAAACAGATTGCCAGTGACACCTTCAATGGTATCATCAATAGGCAGAATGTGCACACGTTTCCCATACTTCACATCAGGGCACTGGTGTACGGACACAACATCTCCAAGACGAACCCGCAAATTCGACCTCATAACTTTGTTCATCCTGATCTTGGGCTCTTCACAGGTGTCATCAGCAAGAGCTATGCAAACAGTATCCTTCCTTTTCTTGCCCTGCAAACATATACAAATCAAAAACCCCATCTGACTTAGAAGTTGCAGCACAAAGAACAAATATAAGAGATAAATTAATTAAAACTTTAAGACATTCTGATAGTTGTACTCCAAACTCGAAATGCTTTCATTAGAtacaaataaataacattttaaatTTAATCCAACtctatttgcaaccatgtcaatcaATCATGATCTTCTTCTTAGTATACATGGCCTAGTACTCCACagtataaaattcaaaatctcacGACACCATCCATTAAGAAGGAACAAAACAAAAACAGCACCCAGTAAGAGACTCTAAAAAAGAGTACTTTTTTGTGGGAAATCGAATAAATCAATTAAGAGCTAAGACACAGCAAGAGGAAGGTAAGTAAGAAGATAGAGGAGGGTAAGAAAGTGACCTTGATGAGGATAGTGTCGCCACGGAAGAGTTGGAGCAGTGAGAAGTTATAAGCTAACTTCACAATAGACAACAAAGGTTAATTTTAAATATGGAACAGATGCTGATGGTGCTGGGTGAGCAGTGAGAAGCAGTTAGAAGATGATGGCAACAGAAAAATCACGCAGTATAGAAATCATAGTAACAACCTAAATAAAAAATCATAGTTATaaaaaatatggaaaaagaaaaataataagaacatGAATTAACTAATAGAATCACAGTAATAACAAGT contains the following coding sequences:
- the LOC107633205 gene encoding cell division cycle protein 48 homolog produces the protein MYMQDAELAYNFSLLQLFRGDTILIKGKKRKDTVCIALADDTCEEPKIRMNKVMRSNLRVRLGDVVSVHQCPDVKYGKRVHILPIDDTIEGVTGNLFDAFLKHYFLEAYRPIRKGDLFLVCGGMRSVEFKVIETDPGEYCVVAPDTEIFCEGESLKREDEEMLDKVGYDDVGGVRKQMAQICELVELPLRHPQLFKSIGVKPPKGILLYGPPGSGKTLIARAVTNETGAFFFCINGPEIMSKLAGESESNLRKAFEEAEKNAPSIILIDEIDSIAPKREKTHGEVERRIVSQLLTLMDGLKSHAHVIVIGATNRPNSIDLALRRFGRFDREIDIGVLDEVGRLEVLRIHTKNMKLSDDVSFIVS